The following proteins are encoded in a genomic region of Dyadobacter sp. UC 10:
- the tpiA gene encoding triose-phosphate isomerase — MRKKIVAGNWKMNKVLDEAVALTSELVNMAKDEVQNDAKIILCPPAIYLTTIKKYIENAPNFSLAAQNCSDKVSGAFTGEISAQMLQSIGVEYVLIGHSERRQYFNESNAVLAEKVNTALANGVFPIFCCGESLQQRQNEDYIGFVKNQLTESLFHLSEEELLKVVIAYEPIWAIGTGLTASAEQAQEMHAALRQHIASKYGPAVAEEISILYGGSVTAASAAELFAAPDIDGGLVGGASLKSREFTNIIKAR, encoded by the coding sequence TTGCGCTGACTTCCGAATTAGTAAATATGGCCAAAGATGAGGTGCAGAATGATGCAAAAATTATCCTTTGCCCGCCTGCCATTTATCTGACCACTATTAAAAAATATATCGAAAATGCACCGAATTTTTCCCTGGCTGCGCAGAACTGTTCTGACAAAGTCTCAGGTGCATTTACAGGTGAAATTTCTGCGCAGATGCTGCAATCTATTGGTGTGGAATATGTGCTGATCGGTCACAGTGAGCGCCGTCAATATTTTAATGAATCCAATGCAGTTCTTGCAGAGAAAGTAAACACCGCACTTGCAAATGGTGTTTTCCCGATATTCTGCTGCGGCGAATCTTTGCAGCAAAGACAAAATGAAGATTACATCGGCTTTGTAAAAAACCAGCTCACAGAAAGCCTTTTTCACCTTTCTGAAGAAGAATTATTGAAGGTCGTAATTGCCTACGAACCAATCTGGGCGATCGGAACCGGGCTTACTGCCAGCGCTGAACAGGCGCAGGAAATGCATGCAGCATTGCGCCAGCACATCGCTTCCAAATATGGCCCGGCTGTTGCAGAGGAAATTTCTATCCTGTACGGTGGCAGCGTAACTGCAGCGAGTGCAGCAGAATTATTCGCAGCACCAGATATCGACGGCGGCCTCGTAGGCGGAGCTTCTTTGAAATCGAGGGAGTTTACGAATATTATTAAGGCGAGGTAA
- a CDS encoding OmpA family protein encodes MNCRTFLAFACAITLSLNYALGQVTENPKVDEQSAQYVKIKRVELTDQFTIIYLEFIEKKSGMPQAPQGFNFPFKPGQGPVQGGNQIWLDPETRLYKPGEIEKKFKLIKAENIPTNSTKKVTAGEKVDFVAYFERLTPGIEEFDFYEGRSSQGTQSWNFYGIHIKNPSKKQSQNASKNTAKTQPSAKKPVEEAVIPQKEIAPAEKVSAEENGIAVLKGNIYNAKTKQPISAEIRYVEKGDSLQIKSSSGKYRLGLDPSEKYDFRVTAKGFYGTTFNLSPADSTEKAAFNQDFYLNPLAVGETITMPNIYFETSKYALLPESYAELDRLVDMMRENKNIRIRIEGHTDNVGDFDKNLELSRQRAESVQTYLVEKGIEKSRIEAKGYGGTRAITKGTPEERAKNRRVEFVITEV; translated from the coding sequence ATGAATTGCAGAACGTTTTTGGCATTTGCCTGCGCTATCACACTTTCGCTGAATTACGCACTGGGACAAGTTACCGAGAACCCGAAGGTCGACGAGCAATCTGCCCAGTATGTGAAGATCAAGCGCGTAGAGTTAACAGACCAGTTTACGATTATCTACCTTGAGTTTATCGAAAAGAAATCGGGAATGCCACAGGCGCCGCAGGGTTTCAACTTCCCATTCAAACCGGGGCAGGGACCTGTGCAGGGGGGAAATCAAATCTGGCTGGATCCCGAGACGAGATTGTATAAGCCGGGGGAGATCGAGAAAAAATTCAAGCTGATCAAAGCAGAAAATATTCCGACCAATTCTACAAAGAAAGTTACTGCTGGCGAAAAGGTTGATTTTGTTGCTTATTTCGAGAGACTTACTCCAGGAATAGAAGAGTTCGATTTTTACGAAGGCCGCAGCTCGCAGGGTACGCAGTCGTGGAATTTTTATGGAATCCACATTAAAAACCCGTCGAAAAAGCAGTCGCAAAACGCTTCAAAAAATACGGCGAAAACACAGCCTTCTGCAAAGAAACCAGTAGAGGAGGCGGTTATTCCGCAAAAGGAAATTGCTCCTGCCGAGAAAGTGTCGGCGGAAGAAAATGGAATAGCTGTGTTGAAAGGGAATATCTATAATGCAAAGACAAAACAACCTATTTCTGCGGAAATCAGATATGTCGAAAAAGGCGATTCGCTGCAAATAAAATCGTCTTCCGGCAAATACCGTTTAGGACTTGACCCTTCTGAGAAGTATGATTTCCGGGTCACAGCAAAGGGGTTTTATGGTACGACATTTAATCTGAGCCCCGCTGATTCGACGGAGAAAGCCGCATTTAATCAGGATTTTTATCTCAATCCGCTGGCAGTTGGTGAGACGATCACCATGCCGAACATTTATTTTGAAACGTCCAAATATGCCTTATTGCCTGAGTCCTATGCCGAGCTGGACCGGCTGGTAGACATGATGCGTGAAAATAAAAACATCCGGATCCGCATTGAAGGGCACACCGATAATGTGGGGGATTTTGATAAAAACCTAGAATTGTCCCGCCAAAGAGCCGAGTCGGTACAGACTTACCTGGTTGAAAAAGGAATTGAAAAAAGCAGGATCGAAGCAAAGGGATATGGCGGTACGCGCGCCATCACGAAAGGAACTCCGGAGGAAAGAGCTAAGAACAGACGAGTGGAGTTTGTGATTACGGAAGTATAG
- a CDS encoding DUF5672 family protein, with protein sequence MEIGQEGSSVAIVVPVYRPDLKPNELISLRQCIQVLSNHPIIIVKPEKMELGSDFDAFPSIRQVSFPDEYFNGIDAYNRLLTSVRFYERFLSYQYILIYQLDAYVFRDELVAWCKKGFDYVGAPSLHQPQFDALGWNSGSRFADALSTNRVVLNGGLSLRKVAKFIRYLKIYNFFYPEWKGNEDMLFSQEATRLIPMKLFMKLPSWQEALHFAFEKSPAATYELTSHRLPFACHAWERYDPEFWSAFIPSNQ encoded by the coding sequence GTGGAAATTGGTCAGGAAGGTTCTTCTGTTGCAATTGTAGTCCCGGTTTACCGCCCGGACCTGAAACCGAACGAGCTTATTTCTTTAAGACAATGCATTCAGGTTTTGTCAAATCATCCGATTATTATCGTTAAACCTGAAAAAATGGAGCTGGGGAGCGATTTTGACGCGTTTCCATCCATCCGGCAAGTATCATTTCCCGACGAATACTTCAATGGAATCGATGCTTACAACAGGCTTCTTACTTCTGTAAGGTTTTATGAACGCTTTTTATCGTACCAGTATATATTGATCTACCAGCTCGACGCCTACGTTTTTCGTGACGAGCTGGTAGCCTGGTGTAAGAAAGGTTTCGACTATGTGGGAGCCCCGTCGCTTCACCAGCCGCAGTTTGACGCTCTTGGCTGGAATTCCGGGAGCCGGTTTGCCGATGCGTTGTCTACCAATAGAGTAGTCCTTAATGGCGGCCTTTCATTGAGGAAAGTTGCCAAATTCATCAGGTATTTGAAGATCTACAATTTCTTTTACCCAGAATGGAAAGGCAATGAAGATATGCTTTTCTCCCAGGAAGCGACGCGGTTGATCCCAATGAAATTATTCATGAAACTGCCTTCCTGGCAGGAAGCGCTTCATTTTGCATTTGAAAAAAGCCCCGCGGCTACTTACGAGCTGACCAGCCACCGGCTGCCTTTCGCCTGTCACGCCTGGGAGCGATATGACCCCGAATTCTGGTCCGCCTTCATTCCATCAAATCAATAG
- a CDS encoding glycosyltransferase family 2 protein has protein sequence MISVAMCTYNGAKYLPEQLRSIADQNMQVDELVVCDDGSKDNSIEVIREFAQTSKFPVRIYVNETNLGSTKNFEKCLLLCGGDIIFLCDQDDLWRIDKVEAQVTYLNQHPEIDAVFSDAVMVDDDSKPIGRNIWEEIEFDARGQAKWKKGKPHEILFNGFVVTGATLAIRKSCLERLIPFPTHVPDLIHDAWIAVVLSLENKIDFIEEPLINYRMHASQQVGFGGKVEKVHLKDRFVRDRKKKLIPLEEKADKLHELYKLLRAIPFVPREKLIKLYLSQRHFYSRASLPENRAKRFTPIVNQLVRGYYRFSSKDWWLPAIGDLLE, from the coding sequence ATGATTTCAGTAGCAATGTGCACCTACAACGGGGCGAAGTACTTGCCTGAGCAGTTGAGGAGCATCGCTGATCAAAATATGCAGGTTGACGAGCTCGTTGTGTGTGACGACGGCTCCAAGGATAATAGCATTGAAGTGATTAGGGAGTTCGCGCAAACAAGCAAGTTTCCGGTCCGGATTTATGTAAATGAAACCAATCTCGGCTCTACCAAAAACTTTGAAAAATGCCTGCTGCTTTGCGGAGGGGATATCATTTTTCTTTGTGATCAGGATGATCTCTGGCGGATCGATAAGGTGGAGGCACAGGTAACATATCTGAATCAGCATCCGGAGATTGATGCAGTTTTTTCCGACGCCGTAATGGTAGACGATGATTCGAAACCGATCGGACGCAATATCTGGGAGGAAATTGAATTCGATGCGCGCGGCCAGGCCAAATGGAAGAAAGGCAAGCCGCACGAAATTCTGTTCAATGGATTCGTAGTAACAGGCGCCACGCTCGCGATCCGAAAATCCTGCCTCGAAAGATTGATCCCATTTCCTACTCACGTACCCGATCTGATCCACGACGCGTGGATCGCAGTAGTATTGAGTTTGGAAAACAAAATTGATTTCATCGAAGAGCCGCTGATCAATTACCGGATGCACGCCAGCCAGCAGGTTGGGTTTGGAGGTAAAGTAGAAAAAGTGCATTTGAAGGATCGTTTTGTCAGAGACCGGAAGAAGAAATTAATTCCGCTGGAAGAAAAGGCCGACAAGCTGCACGAACTCTACAAGCTGCTGCGGGCTATTCCATTTGTGCCAAGGGAGAAGTTGATTAAATTATATTTGTCGCAAAGGCACTTTTATAGCCGCGCATCTCTGCCCGAAAACCGTGCAAAAAGATTTACGCCGATCGTTAATCAGCTCGTGAGAGGATATTACAGGTTTAGCAGTAAGGATTGGTGGCTGCCCGCTATCGGGGATTTATTAGAATAA
- a CDS encoding cysteine hydrolase family protein: MKKTALLIIDAQYDFCNPNGTLFVPGAEEDMQRIARLISLDGDKIDSIFVTLDTHKVLDIAHPLFWEDQNGNTVAPFTLITSQAVKAGKWIPRYHKEYVIEYLEKLEQQEEFKHFIWPEHCLIGSKGASLDDTLLAAVLAWTHQTGRDYVAVSKGINPLTEHFGVFKAQVPVENAPETDLNRAFLDQLAAFDQVLIAGEARSHCVATSINQIIKYAPELIPKVIVLSDSMSDVPNWGYLADQIFEDAAEKGMTFLKAGSVRF, from the coding sequence ATGAAAAAAACGGCCTTACTCATTATCGACGCGCAGTATGATTTTTGCAATCCGAACGGGACATTATTTGTGCCGGGCGCCGAGGAAGATATGCAAAGGATCGCCCGCCTGATCTCGCTCGACGGTGACAAAATCGACAGCATTTTCGTGACACTGGATACGCATAAAGTACTGGATATTGCGCACCCGCTTTTCTGGGAAGATCAGAACGGAAATACGGTCGCACCATTTACATTAATTACCTCCCAGGCAGTGAAAGCGGGCAAATGGATTCCGCGCTATCACAAAGAATATGTGATTGAATACCTGGAAAAATTAGAGCAGCAGGAAGAATTCAAACATTTTATCTGGCCGGAACATTGTCTGATCGGCTCGAAGGGCGCTTCCCTCGACGATACTCTGCTCGCCGCTGTCCTCGCCTGGACGCACCAGACCGGCCGCGATTATGTTGCCGTTTCAAAAGGTATTAACCCGCTAACGGAACATTTCGGGGTATTCAAAGCGCAGGTACCTGTGGAAAACGCTCCTGAAACTGATTTAAACCGTGCATTTCTGGATCAACTCGCTGCCTTTGACCAAGTATTGATTGCAGGAGAAGCGCGGTCGCATTGCGTCGCGACGAGTATCAATCAGATCATTAAATACGCGCCTGAATTGATTCCAAAAGTGATCGTACTGTCGGATTCCATGTCCGACGTTCCCAACTGGGGCTATCTTGCCGACCAGATATTTGAAGATGCTGCCGAAAAAGGAATGACTTTTTTAAAGGCTGGATCCGTTCGTTTTTAA
- the uvrA gene encoding excinuclease ABC subunit UvrA: MTQVTAARIEASQFDDLDPREYILIKGARVNNLKNIDVAIPRNKLVVITGLSGSGKSSLAFDTLFAEGQRMYVESLSSYARQFLGRMEKPEVEYIKGISPAIAIEQKVNTRNPRSTVGTSTEIYDYLKLLFARIGHTYSPVSGELVRKDSVTDVVNYLLSHGEGTRVMVLAPLHIREGRTQIEELTILLSKGYTRIVLNDEVLSIEDILENPDDYSQAGNQVFILIDRAAVKADDEDTQYRLSDSVQTAFFEGEGVCITQVVNGERRVFSDKFELDGITFEEPSVNLFSFNNPFGACKRCEGFGKILGIDPDLVIPDKSLSVYEGAIAPWRTEKMSEWLVPLVRNGIKFDYPIHRPYKDLTPAEKELLWTGNQYFQGINDFIAELESQTHKIQYRVMLSRFRGRTICPDCRGSRLRKDASFVKIGGASITDLVLMPIKDVAVFFENLNIGEHDRQIARRVLTEITTRLDYMNRVGLGYLTLNRLTSTLSGGEFQRIKLATSLGSALVGSMYILDEPSIGLHPRDTQRLVGVLESLRDLGNTLIVVEHEEEVMHAADQIIDIGPEAGTGGGNLVFQGTQEDIAALKANGGDYNNDPATKSYTIDFLLGNDSIPVPSVRRKALHFLEIKGARENNLKELDVKIPLNVLTVVTGVSGSGKSTLIRKLLYPALMRMKGEFSEEVGRFDELTGSVDRIEAVEMIDQNPIGKSSRSNPVTYIKAYDYIRQMMADLPLSKARSYKPSHFSFNVDGGRCEICQGEGQVKIEMQFMADIYLTCEGCNGKRFKQEIQEVKYQDKDVAEILDMTVDEAIAFFRTSEPKLVDRLLPLQEVGLGYVGLGQSSNTLSGGEAQRVKLASFLGKGSSSKGKMLFIFDEPTTGLHFHDIKKLLKAINALVDQGDTVIIIEHNMEVIKSADWIIDLGPEGGDDGGMLTFAGTPEEMVKLENNYTADFLREKI; encoded by the coding sequence ATGACGCAAGTAACCGCAGCCAGGATTGAAGCTTCCCAATTTGACGATCTGGATCCGAGAGAGTACATTCTGATCAAAGGTGCCCGGGTTAATAATCTTAAAAATATTGATGTTGCAATTCCGCGTAACAAGCTGGTGGTCATCACAGGACTTTCGGGCTCCGGCAAATCTTCCCTCGCATTTGATACCCTTTTTGCGGAAGGCCAGCGGATGTATGTGGAGAGTTTGAGCAGTTATGCGCGGCAGTTTTTAGGTAGAATGGAAAAACCGGAGGTGGAATATATCAAAGGTATTTCGCCTGCTATTGCCATTGAACAAAAGGTGAATACGCGTAATCCGCGCTCGACCGTCGGGACTTCAACTGAGATTTACGATTATCTGAAATTGCTTTTTGCACGGATTGGCCATACTTATTCCCCGGTTTCCGGCGAGCTGGTCCGTAAAGATTCTGTGACCGACGTGGTCAATTACCTGCTTTCTCACGGAGAAGGTACCCGCGTAATGGTACTTGCGCCCCTGCACATCCGCGAGGGCCGTACGCAAATAGAGGAGCTTACGATCTTACTTTCAAAAGGCTACACCCGGATCGTACTGAATGACGAGGTACTTTCTATTGAAGATATTCTTGAAAACCCCGATGATTATTCCCAGGCGGGTAACCAGGTTTTTATATTGATCGATCGTGCTGCTGTGAAAGCTGACGATGAAGATACCCAATACCGGCTTTCGGATTCCGTTCAAACTGCCTTTTTTGAAGGAGAAGGTGTTTGTATCACGCAGGTCGTGAATGGAGAGCGGCGCGTTTTCTCTGATAAGTTCGAGCTCGACGGGATTACTTTCGAAGAGCCAAGTGTTAATTTATTCAGTTTCAATAATCCTTTCGGCGCTTGCAAGCGTTGTGAGGGTTTTGGTAAAATACTGGGGATTGATCCCGATCTGGTAATTCCTGACAAAAGCCTGTCCGTATACGAAGGTGCAATAGCGCCCTGGCGTACCGAGAAAATGAGCGAGTGGCTCGTACCGCTGGTTCGCAATGGGATTAAGTTTGACTACCCTATTCACCGGCCTTACAAAGATCTGACCCCCGCTGAGAAAGAACTGCTCTGGACTGGTAATCAGTACTTTCAGGGTATCAATGATTTTATAGCCGAACTCGAATCTCAAACGCATAAGATCCAGTATCGTGTCATGCTTTCGCGATTCCGTGGCCGGACAATCTGCCCGGATTGCCGCGGATCGCGCTTGCGGAAAGACGCTTCTTTCGTCAAGATCGGCGGTGCCTCCATTACCGATCTGGTTTTAATGCCTATTAAGGATGTAGCAGTCTTTTTTGAAAACCTGAATATCGGCGAACACGACCGGCAGATTGCGAGACGCGTTTTGACTGAAATCACAACGAGGCTAGACTATATGAACCGCGTCGGGCTGGGTTACCTGACGCTAAACCGGCTTACCAGCACATTGTCAGGCGGTGAATTTCAGCGCATTAAGCTCGCTACTTCACTCGGAAGTGCATTGGTGGGCTCCATGTATATTCTGGATGAGCCGAGCATTGGGCTGCATCCCCGGGATACGCAAAGGCTGGTCGGCGTACTGGAATCCCTCCGGGACCTGGGCAATACGCTGATCGTGGTGGAGCATGAAGAAGAAGTAATGCATGCAGCAGACCAGATCATTGATATTGGTCCGGAAGCTGGAACTGGCGGCGGAAACCTGGTTTTTCAGGGTACGCAGGAGGATATTGCCGCTTTGAAAGCAAACGGCGGTGACTATAATAATGATCCCGCTACCAAGTCGTATACCATTGATTTCTTGCTTGGAAACGATTCTATTCCTGTTCCTTCCGTGCGTAGAAAAGCACTTCACTTTCTTGAAATAAAGGGAGCGAGAGAAAATAACCTCAAAGAACTCGACGTAAAAATTCCGCTGAATGTGCTGACTGTCGTGACCGGCGTGAGTGGCTCGGGGAAATCCACCTTAATCCGTAAGCTGCTTTATCCTGCATTAATGCGAATGAAAGGCGAATTCAGTGAAGAAGTAGGACGTTTTGACGAGCTTACTGGCAGCGTAGATCGTATTGAAGCGGTTGAAATGATCGACCAGAATCCGATTGGGAAATCTTCGCGGTCCAATCCGGTTACTTACATCAAAGCTTACGATTACATCCGGCAAATGATGGCCGATCTTCCGCTATCGAAGGCGAGAAGCTATAAACCTTCCCATTTCTCATTCAATGTCGATGGCGGAAGATGCGAGATTTGCCAGGGTGAAGGTCAGGTGAAGATCGAAATGCAGTTCATGGCGGACATTTACCTGACCTGCGAGGGTTGTAATGGTAAAAGGTTCAAGCAGGAAATCCAGGAAGTAAAATATCAGGATAAAGATGTGGCCGAAATCCTGGATATGACGGTCGATGAGGCTATTGCGTTTTTCCGTACCTCCGAACCGAAGCTGGTCGACAGGCTGCTACCATTGCAGGAAGTGGGCCTGGGTTATGTTGGTTTGGGACAATCTTCCAATACACTTTCCGGCGGTGAGGCTCAACGGGTTAAGCTGGCTTCCTTCTTAGGAAAAGGTTCTTCCAGCAAAGGCAAAATGCTTTTCATTTTTGACGAACCGACCACCGGACTTCACTTTCACGATATCAAAAAGCTGCTGAAAGCGATCAACGCATTGGTTGATCAGGGGGATACTGTAATCATTATCGAGCATAATATGGAAGTGATTAAAAGTGCCGACTGGATCATCGACCTCGGTCCCGAAGGCGGCGACGACGGCGGAATGCTCACCTTCGCCGGAACCCCGGAAGAAATGGTCAAGTTGGAAAATAACTATACGGCTGACTTTCTGCGGGAAAAGATTTGA
- the parS gene encoding type II RES/Xre toxin-antitoxin system antitoxin, translating to MPASARVFHKDTSSGTRPASHFTLIRNSREGVSRATADEVSDLVGLTDNEIAYILGMTPRNLHRIQADKKLSTDASERLLLLRNVLNHALDTFEGKSNTVKNWLRTPLSELDDQSPLQLMDTITGFGLVDDVLARLDYGLPA from the coding sequence ATGCCGGCATCAGCACGCGTATTTCATAAGGATACTTCGTCAGGCACAAGGCCAGCCTCTCATTTTACATTGATCAGAAACTCGCGCGAAGGCGTTTCGCGTGCCACGGCTGATGAAGTATCAGACTTGGTGGGATTGACGGATAACGAAATTGCTTATATACTAGGCATGACGCCACGTAATTTGCATCGTATTCAGGCTGATAAAAAACTGAGTACTGATGCTTCTGAGCGTTTATTACTACTAAGAAATGTGCTGAATCATGCATTGGACACTTTTGAAGGTAAAAGCAATACGGTAAAAAACTGGTTGCGCACGCCGCTTTCCGAATTGGATGATCAATCCCCGCTACAACTAATGGATACAATTACGGGATTTGGACTGGTAGATGATGTATTGGCCCGCCTGGATTACGGTTTGCCAGCCTGA
- a CDS encoding RES family NAD+ phosphorylase — translation MAVVYRIIREKFKDSSLSTEGSRLYGARWNPKGTGVLYTTTTPELRLVETLAHAPGIRYEDLPVYWLSSISIPDDIRYFSRDEMPPFWQDKNYDRTQFWLHQWLSNPDTLAVGLPSVIVPFSFNIIIHPQHPSFEQVALISQERIPIDRRI, via the coding sequence ATGGCTGTAGTGTACCGGATCATTAGAGAAAAATTTAAAGATAGTTCGCTTTCTACGGAGGGCAGCCGCTTGTACGGTGCGCGATGGAATCCCAAAGGTACCGGCGTATTGTACACTACCACTACTCCTGAACTAAGACTCGTAGAAACCCTGGCACATGCGCCGGGCATCAGGTACGAGGATTTACCGGTTTACTGGCTTTCTTCCATCAGCATTCCTGACGATATCCGATATTTTTCAAGAGATGAAATGCCGCCTTTCTGGCAGGACAAAAATTACGATCGCACGCAATTCTGGCTGCACCAGTGGCTGTCAAATCCGGATACACTTGCTGTTGGCCTTCCTTCCGTGATTGTTCCATTCTCATTCAATATCATCATCCATCCGCAGCACCCTTCTTTTGAACAGGTAGCACTTATCTCTCAAGAACGAATTCCTATTGACCGCCGCATCTGA
- a CDS encoding fumarylacetoacetate hydrolase family protein produces MKLYKTENGIILEKEDTFYRLHETDWDVAVNRDDLYDWLLIQTEQLIPVTFSEDIPMPEILAPIGSQEVWASGVTYFKSRTARMEESEKAGGGSFYDRVYEAERPELFFKSTAWRVVGNHGTVRIRRDSTWDVPEPELTLFASSSGTLVGYTIGNDMSSRSIEGENPLYLPQAKSYTGSAALGPCLYVPEYPLTDDTVIDLSIVREGEEVFNGEVTLAQMKRKPEELLHFLFLEMSFPHGAYLMTGTGIVPSSDFTLQKDDIVHITIKPIGTLTNVVG; encoded by the coding sequence ATGAAATTATATAAAACAGAAAACGGTATTATTCTCGAAAAAGAAGACACTTTTTACCGTTTGCACGAAACCGACTGGGATGTTGCTGTCAACCGCGATGATTTATACGATTGGCTCCTGATTCAGACAGAGCAACTGATCCCGGTCACTTTTTCGGAAGATATTCCTATGCCGGAAATCCTGGCGCCTATTGGTTCCCAGGAAGTTTGGGCTTCGGGTGTGACCTATTTCAAAAGCCGCACTGCACGGATGGAAGAATCTGAAAAAGCGGGCGGCGGTAGTTTTTATGACCGTGTTTATGAAGCCGAGCGGCCTGAACTCTTCTTTAAATCAACTGCCTGGCGCGTGGTAGGAAATCACGGAACTGTCAGAATTCGCCGCGATTCAACGTGGGACGTTCCTGAGCCAGAGCTAACATTATTTGCATCTTCCTCCGGAACACTGGTAGGGTATACGATTGGCAATGACATGAGTTCCAGAAGTATCGAGGGTGAAAATCCGCTTTATCTGCCGCAGGCAAAATCCTACACCGGAAGCGCTGCGCTGGGCCCGTGTCTATATGTGCCCGAATATCCATTGACAGACGACACTGTGATCGATTTATCGATTGTGCGGGAAGGCGAGGAAGTATTTAATGGCGAAGTTACATTGGCGCAAATGAAGCGGAAGCCCGAAGAACTGCTGCATTTTCTCTTTCTTGAAATGTCATTTCCACACGGGGCTTATCTGATGACAGGTACCGGCATTGTCCCTTCCTCAGATTTTACACTTCAAAAAGATGATATTGTGCACATTACGATCAAGCCGATCGGTACATTGACCAATGTGGTTGGATAA
- a CDS encoding helix-turn-helix domain-containing protein — protein sequence MGKNRKHSAELRLAVVKSYLGGGGINELARRFGITRSCIQKWVGHYKQGGGSSLLPQYGRDYTIEFKQQVVFAYQKQGLSLNECCFKFKIPSKSTLHVWVRQYEQFGIDGFSTARGRPRSMKNKPKIIKTYGPLTRLEQLENENLRLRAENDLLKKLDALIRQKEAAQKKKR from the coding sequence ATGGGTAAAAACAGAAAACACAGTGCAGAGTTGAGGTTAGCGGTTGTAAAATCTTATTTAGGCGGAGGTGGTATTAATGAATTGGCCAGACGCTTTGGGATTACTAGGTCCTGTATACAGAAATGGGTGGGACACTATAAACAAGGCGGCGGTTCAAGTCTTTTGCCGCAATACGGGCGCGATTACACAATAGAATTTAAGCAACAAGTTGTGTTCGCTTATCAGAAACAGGGTTTATCTTTGAATGAGTGCTGCTTCAAATTTAAAATACCCAGTAAAAGTACTTTACATGTTTGGGTCCGGCAGTATGAGCAGTTTGGTATAGATGGTTTTAGCACGGCCCGTGGCAGGCCCAGGTCTATGAAAAACAAACCCAAGATCATAAAAACATACGGTCCATTGACCCGGTTAGAGCAGCTCGAAAACGAAAACCTGCGCCTGAGGGCAGAAAATGACTTGCTAAAAAAGTTGGATGCCTTAATCCGCCAGAAGGAAGCTGCGCAAAAGAAAAAGCGTTGA
- a CDS encoding IS3 family transposase, protein MELFEIPRSNFYYHIKNSAQASKYKEAKKQIRQVYDRHKGRFGYRRITMMIRKMGSELNHKTVLKLMKSMGLKSLIRLKRYRSYKGQTGRVAPNILNRDFKSEKPSQKWATDVSEFRVKDKKLFLSPIIDLFNGEIISYNLSESANFKQVTQMLETAFKKINKPENLVLHSDQGWQYQMSKYQKILESKGIIQSMSRKGNCLDNAIIENFFGTIKSELFYLNKYQSTDQLKEDIKEYIDYYNNDRIRLNLNGMSPAQYRAHHTNR, encoded by the coding sequence TTGGAGCTCTTTGAAATACCCAGGAGCAATTTCTACTACCATATTAAAAATAGCGCTCAGGCCAGCAAGTATAAGGAGGCGAAAAAGCAGATCAGGCAAGTTTACGATCGGCATAAGGGAAGGTTCGGCTACCGTCGCATCACAATGATGATCAGGAAGATGGGCAGCGAGCTCAACCATAAAACGGTCTTAAAGCTGATGAAGTCCATGGGCCTGAAATCGTTGATCCGTCTCAAAAGGTACCGCTCTTACAAAGGCCAGACAGGCAGGGTTGCGCCCAATATTCTCAACAGGGATTTTAAATCTGAAAAACCATCACAGAAATGGGCGACGGATGTCTCCGAGTTCAGGGTGAAAGACAAAAAACTTTTTCTGTCTCCTATTATTGACCTGTTTAATGGAGAAATCATCAGTTACAACCTGTCCGAATCAGCTAATTTTAAGCAAGTAACACAAATGCTCGAAACGGCATTTAAAAAGATCAATAAGCCAGAAAATCTGGTACTGCATTCCGACCAGGGCTGGCAATACCAAATGAGTAAATATCAAAAAATACTTGAATCGAAGGGTATTATCCAAAGCATGTCCAGAAAAGGCAACTGCCTGGACAATGCGATTATTGAAAACTTTTTTGGCACCATTAAATCAGAGTTGTTCTACCTGAACAAATACCAAAGCACCGACCAGCTGAAAGAAGACATCAAGGAATATATCGACTACTACAACAACGACAGGATCAGGCTTAATTTAAATGGAATGAGCCCGGCACAATACCGGGCTCATCACACTAATCGTTAA